In one Amaranthus tricolor cultivar Red isolate AtriRed21 chromosome 8, ASM2621246v1, whole genome shotgun sequence genomic region, the following are encoded:
- the LOC130821426 gene encoding ACD11 homolog protein, whose amino-acid sequence MAYEEMQATPLSSIAEAFEDLAHIIKHGEQELRLNAFCDACALVSVLFNSLGLAFKFAELEYCAKVRGLSEAANIYPTLHNILDIDVRNDRVKCPGSLSRNLRRVRQGLDLIRALFEGFLATYDCSLREAASSAYAQTCAPYHSWAVRAAATAGMYALPSRDQLLSSLNETDESAEYRMKRYMKAAIPVIQYIDKLYISRNISLDW is encoded by the exons ATGGCGTATGAAGAGATGCAAGCAACGCCTCTATCCTCGATAGCTGAGGCATTTGAAGATCTGGCTCACATAATCAAACATGGCGAACAAGAACTCCGCTTAAATGCATTTTGTGATGCCTGTGCTTTAGTTTCCGTTCTCTTCAATTCTTTAGGTCTCGCTTTTAAATTTGCTGAATTGGAGTATTGCGCTAAG GTTCGTGGTCTCTCAGAAGCAGCAAATATATATCCCACCTTACATAATATCTTAGACATTGATGTTCGAAATGATAGAGTAAAATGTCCAGGAAGCCTTTCCCGTAACCTCCGTAGAGTAAGACAAGGTCTAGACCTTATCAGGGCCTTATTCGAAGGATTTTTAGCGACTTA TGATTGCTCATTAAGAGAAGCAGCTTCATCAGCTTATGCACAAACATGTGCGCCATACCATTCATGGGCAGTTAGGGCAGCTGCTACTGCTGGAATGTATGCTCTTCCTTCTAGGGACCAACTTCTGTCAAGCCTTAATGAAACAG ATGAATCGGCAGAGTACAGAATGAAACGGTACATGAAAGCTGCAATTCCTGTTATACAATACATCGACAAACTCTATATTTCCAGAAATATAAGTTTAGACTGGTAA
- the LOC130821427 gene encoding uncharacterized protein LOC130821427 isoform X1 gives MEKEVVYVGWEEVYVCTEKGRREIHYLLKRIDGGSDLAVVAKEKTLRHFTYRFLLDFSSFDKPKSKQEVIHWLNSFIPESPVPALQQMNGCSTYGNEKHEPDVETMKTAQLRKLGNHTKEFLWLGSQWTCKKRRKHYQAFSRNGIKISVNQFVHVLAEENKRLVAYLDDMYEDTKGRKLVVVRWFHKVDEVGIDLPHNYNEREIFFSLCLQDLSVECIDGLATVLSPSHYAKFVSEAANTLLQPYVCCQQYDNDGATALDITQVRGYWKQDVVKYMFSIPSARTTEKACLRDASRKKEVVDCFFENKPRKRLRLSRERKVNVPCATVRPALDDVDAIRQTKPHLVSGPDSICKKDNIESLAQHMNVGSMVEVLSQDSGLRGCWFRATIIKKHKSKVKLLYCDIKDAENEEKNLEEWVLASRIAVQDEMGVRLNGRTTIRPSGAHNAKVSAVISVSTIVDAWWHDGWWEGIVIEKESCGKLQVYFPGEKLVAGFTHADLRRSHEWVGGTWKELSERQDIVSILSDLVKEGRSGKHGSDKCLKDHVSSEQHLECDEGKDLLFDTRVLSSNPIVIPVSRNSHSTGAVIDLLNDNVLTQLKWESTCKRRRKCVVRKLQQHRSYGINFEREDSPENHQEYLISSTAKIGKENRMSVKVDHDKCKYASDSLFSPPVVPRSLVMSR, from the exons atggaaaaagagGTGGTGTATGTAGGTTGGGAAGAGGTGTATGTGTGTACCGAGAAAGGAAGAAGAGAGATTCACTATTTGTTGAAAAGAATTGATGGAGGTTCTGATCTTGCTGTTGTTGCTAAGGAGAAGACTTTGCGTCATTTTACTTACCGTTTTTTGCTTGATTTTTCTTCGTTTGATAAGCCTAAGTCAAAGCAGGAGGTTATTCATTGGTTGAACTCCTTCATTCCAg AGTCACCTGTCCCTGCCTTGCAGCAGATGAATGGTTGTTCTACATATGGAAATGAAAAGCATGAGCCAGATGTGGAGACAATGAAG ACTGCTCAACTGAGGAAGCTAGGTAACCACACAAAAGAATTCCTTTGGCTAGGTTCCCAATGGACGTGCAAAAAGAGACGGAAACACTATCAAGCGTTTTCTCGTAATGGAATTAAAATCTCG GTGAATCAGTTTGTTCATGTTTTGGCTGAGGAGAACAAGAGACTTGTGGCTTACTTGGATGATATgtatgaagataccaaaggaagAAAGTTGGTTGTGGTACGCTGGTTTCATAAAGTTGATGAGGTTGGTATTGATTTGCCTCATAATTATAATGAGAGAgaaattttcttttctctttgtcTTCAAGATCTCAGCGTTGAATGCATTGATGGACTGGCTACTGTTTTGAGTCCAAGCCATTATGCTAAGTTTGTGTCTGAAGCTGCGAATACTCTGTTGCAACCATATGTGTGTTGCCAACAATATGACAACGATGGTGCCACGGCTTTGGACATAACTCAAGTGAGAGGATATTGGAAACAGGATGTTGTCAAATACATGTTTTCTATTCCTTCAGCTAGGACAACGGAGAAGGCATGTCTACGTGATGCATCCCGGAAAAAGGAAGTTGTCGACTGTTTCTTTGAGAATAAACCAAGAAAGAGATTGCGATTATCAAGAGAACGCAAAGTTAATGTGCCATGTGCTACAGTAAGACCTGCCTTGGATGATGTTGATGCGATCCGTCAAACCAAACCTCACCTTGTATCTGGCCCTGACTCTATATGTAAAAAGGACAATATAGAGAGTTTAGCTCAACACATGAATGTGGGTTCAATGGTTGAAGTTCTATCTCAGGATAGTGGATTGAGGGGCTGCTGGTTTAGAGCAACTATCATCAAGAAGCACAAAAGTAAAGTCAAGCTACTTTATTGTGACATCAAAGATGCAGAGAATGAAGAAAAGAATCTCGAG GAATGGGTCTTAGCGTCGAGAATTGCTGTTCAGGATGAGATGGGCGTTCGACTTAATGGTAGGACAACGATTAGGCCTTCCGGTGCACACAATGCCAAAGTATCGGCAGTCATCAGTGTTAGTACTATAGTGGATGCATGGTGGCATGATGGTTGGTGGGAGGGTATAGTTATTGAAAAAGAATCTTGTGGGAAGCTCCAAGTTTATTTTccag GTGAAAAGCTTGTAGCTGGCTTTACACACGCTGATCTGAGACGTTCCCATGAATGGGTTGGTGGAACTTGGAAAGAATTGAGCGAAAGGCAAGATATTGTATCCATTTTATCCGACCTTGTGAAAGAGGGACGAAGCGGAAAGCATGGCAGTGATAAGTGTCTGAAAGATCATGTTTCCAGTGAGCAGCATCTTGAATGTGACGAGGGGAAAGACCTTTTGTTTGATACTCGAGTTTTATCTAGTAACCCGATTGTAATTCCGGTATCTAGGAATTCACATTCAACGGGTGCTGTAATTGATCTTTTGAATGACAATGTGCTTACACAGTTGAAGTGGGAATCAACATGTAAAAGAAGGCGTAAATGTGTTGTTCGGAAGCTGCAGCAACATAGAAGCTACGGGATCAACTTTGAAAGGGAGGATTCTCCTGAGAACCATCAGGAGTACTTAATTTCTTCTACTGCCAAAATTGGTAAAGAGAATCGTATGTCTGTTAAAGTGGACCATGATAAGTGCAAGTATGCATCCGATTCTCTTTTCAGCCCGCCGGTAGTACCAAGATCATTGGTTATGTCTCGATGA
- the LOC130821427 gene encoding uncharacterized protein LOC130821427 isoform X2 — protein sequence MNGCSTYGNEKHEPDVETMKTAQLRKLGNHTKEFLWLGSQWTCKKRRKHYQAFSRNGIKISVNQFVHVLAEENKRLVAYLDDMYEDTKGRKLVVVRWFHKVDEVGIDLPHNYNEREIFFSLCLQDLSVECIDGLATVLSPSHYAKFVSEAANTLLQPYVCCQQYDNDGATALDITQVRGYWKQDVVKYMFSIPSARTTEKACLRDASRKKEVVDCFFENKPRKRLRLSRERKVNVPCATVRPALDDVDAIRQTKPHLVSGPDSICKKDNIESLAQHMNVGSMVEVLSQDSGLRGCWFRATIIKKHKSKVKLLYCDIKDAENEEKNLEEWVLASRIAVQDEMGVRLNGRTTIRPSGAHNAKVSAVISVSTIVDAWWHDGWWEGIVIEKESCGKLQVYFPGEKLVAGFTHADLRRSHEWVGGTWKELSERQDIVSILSDLVKEGRSGKHGSDKCLKDHVSSEQHLECDEGKDLLFDTRVLSSNPIVIPVSRNSHSTGAVIDLLNDNVLTQLKWESTCKRRRKCVVRKLQQHRSYGINFEREDSPENHQEYLISSTAKIGKENRMSVKVDHDKCKYASDSLFSPPVVPRSLVMSR from the exons ATGAATGGTTGTTCTACATATGGAAATGAAAAGCATGAGCCAGATGTGGAGACAATGAAG ACTGCTCAACTGAGGAAGCTAGGTAACCACACAAAAGAATTCCTTTGGCTAGGTTCCCAATGGACGTGCAAAAAGAGACGGAAACACTATCAAGCGTTTTCTCGTAATGGAATTAAAATCTCG GTGAATCAGTTTGTTCATGTTTTGGCTGAGGAGAACAAGAGACTTGTGGCTTACTTGGATGATATgtatgaagataccaaaggaagAAAGTTGGTTGTGGTACGCTGGTTTCATAAAGTTGATGAGGTTGGTATTGATTTGCCTCATAATTATAATGAGAGAgaaattttcttttctctttgtcTTCAAGATCTCAGCGTTGAATGCATTGATGGACTGGCTACTGTTTTGAGTCCAAGCCATTATGCTAAGTTTGTGTCTGAAGCTGCGAATACTCTGTTGCAACCATATGTGTGTTGCCAACAATATGACAACGATGGTGCCACGGCTTTGGACATAACTCAAGTGAGAGGATATTGGAAACAGGATGTTGTCAAATACATGTTTTCTATTCCTTCAGCTAGGACAACGGAGAAGGCATGTCTACGTGATGCATCCCGGAAAAAGGAAGTTGTCGACTGTTTCTTTGAGAATAAACCAAGAAAGAGATTGCGATTATCAAGAGAACGCAAAGTTAATGTGCCATGTGCTACAGTAAGACCTGCCTTGGATGATGTTGATGCGATCCGTCAAACCAAACCTCACCTTGTATCTGGCCCTGACTCTATATGTAAAAAGGACAATATAGAGAGTTTAGCTCAACACATGAATGTGGGTTCAATGGTTGAAGTTCTATCTCAGGATAGTGGATTGAGGGGCTGCTGGTTTAGAGCAACTATCATCAAGAAGCACAAAAGTAAAGTCAAGCTACTTTATTGTGACATCAAAGATGCAGAGAATGAAGAAAAGAATCTCGAG GAATGGGTCTTAGCGTCGAGAATTGCTGTTCAGGATGAGATGGGCGTTCGACTTAATGGTAGGACAACGATTAGGCCTTCCGGTGCACACAATGCCAAAGTATCGGCAGTCATCAGTGTTAGTACTATAGTGGATGCATGGTGGCATGATGGTTGGTGGGAGGGTATAGTTATTGAAAAAGAATCTTGTGGGAAGCTCCAAGTTTATTTTccag GTGAAAAGCTTGTAGCTGGCTTTACACACGCTGATCTGAGACGTTCCCATGAATGGGTTGGTGGAACTTGGAAAGAATTGAGCGAAAGGCAAGATATTGTATCCATTTTATCCGACCTTGTGAAAGAGGGACGAAGCGGAAAGCATGGCAGTGATAAGTGTCTGAAAGATCATGTTTCCAGTGAGCAGCATCTTGAATGTGACGAGGGGAAAGACCTTTTGTTTGATACTCGAGTTTTATCTAGTAACCCGATTGTAATTCCGGTATCTAGGAATTCACATTCAACGGGTGCTGTAATTGATCTTTTGAATGACAATGTGCTTACACAGTTGAAGTGGGAATCAACATGTAAAAGAAGGCGTAAATGTGTTGTTCGGAAGCTGCAGCAACATAGAAGCTACGGGATCAACTTTGAAAGGGAGGATTCTCCTGAGAACCATCAGGAGTACTTAATTTCTTCTACTGCCAAAATTGGTAAAGAGAATCGTATGTCTGTTAAAGTGGACCATGATAAGTGCAAGTATGCATCCGATTCTCTTTTCAGCCCGCCGGTAGTACCAAGATCATTGGTTATGTCTCGATGA